A part of Sebastes fasciatus isolate fSebFas1 chromosome 10, fSebFas1.pri, whole genome shotgun sequence genomic DNA contains:
- the sash3 gene encoding SAM and SH3 domain-containing protein 3, which translates to MLRRKPSNASEKEQVQVQKKKLTLQRSSSFKDFMKHKPTSPVVSEKEFTLEEHVADGVTAEEAVKSGSKLGKKWRNVISRTMTRKTSKMVQKALAEEGGESGEDMSPVSADWLPDLMAGQRTSVCSTGSEDTTPSLISRQLSGGSDRQSLDSGYCQRDSMRLEENGVSYNGPFCGRALVHTDFTPSPYDVESLKLCKGDIIYIIEKPPVGTWTGKLNNKMGSFKFIYVNLLPDESPPVRRRRCDSKNRRSKIKPKTLEEVLDGIGLTELSSLLSMHGFQNLEDFAGLKESHLNELNITDPDKRSKILNTSELLRDSEDESEPEVEVRSGEDAKEPRDSGCYESSEILENGREEPKREEDASASEEQTNQEEKEAEKQEQEEKQTEQLGALQEQLEEQLEELTVDEGS; encoded by the exons atgttGAGGCGAAAGCCATCCAATGCCTCGGAGAAGGAGCAGGTGCAGgtgcagaagaagaag CTCACTCTGCAGAGGTCCAGCAGCTTCAAGGATTTTATGAAGCACAAACCCACCTCTCCTGTTGTGTCGGAGAAGGAGTTCACCTTGGAGGAGCAT GTGGCAGACGGAGTAACAGCCGAGGAAGCGGTGAAAAGTGGCAGCAAACTGGGAAAGAAATGGCGCAACGTCATCTCACGTACCATGACCCGAAAAACCTCCAAGATGGTGCAGAAGGCTCTGGCTGAAGAGGGG GGAGAAAGTGGTGAGGACATGTCTCCGGTCTCTGCTGATTGGCTTCCAGATCTGATGGCAGGACAGAGGACGTCCGTGTGCTCCACGGGGTCAGAGGACACGACGCCCAGCCTCATCAGCCGCCAGCTCTCAGGCG GTAGCGACAGACAGAGCCTGGACAGTGGGTACTGCCAGAGGGACAGCATGAGGCTGGAGGAGAACGGCGTCTCTTACAACGGACCTTTCTGTGGTCGAGCTCTCGTCCACACTGACTTCACTCCCAGCCCCTACGACGTGGAGTCGCTCAAGCTCTGT AAAGGAGACATCATCTACATCATTGAGAAGCCTCCCGTGGGGACCTGGACAGGGAAGCTCAACAACAAAATGGGCTCCTTTAAGTTCATCTACGTCAACCTGCTGCCTGACGAGAGCCCCCCGGTCAGGAGGAGACGCTGCGACAGCAAGAACCGCCGATCCAAAATCAAACCCAAAACCCTGGAGGAGGTCCTGGACGGCATCGGTCTTACT GAGCTGAGTTCTTTGCTGTCCATGCACGGCTTTCAGAACCTGGAGGACTTTGCGGGACTGAAGGAGTCTCACCTCAACGAGCTGAACATCACAGACCCGGACAAGCGCTCCAAGATCCTGAATACCTCCGAGCTGCTGAGAGACT CTGAAGACGAGTCTGAGCCAGAAGTGGAGGTCAGATCTGGGGAGGACGCCAAGGAGCCGAGGGATTCAGGCTGTTACGAGAGCTCGGAGATCCTGGAGAACGGACGAGAGGAACcaaagagggaggaggatgcATCAGCATCAGAGGAGCAGACTAaccaggaggagaaggaggcagAGAAACAGGAGCAAGAGGAGAAGCAAACCGAGCAGCTGGGCGCTCTgcaggagcagctggaggagcagctggaggagctgaCGGTGGACGAAGGATCCTGA
- the xpnpep2 gene encoding xaa-Pro aminopeptidase 2 isoform X2 — MAFMTGFTGSAGTAIVTQTKAALWTDSRYWVQAERQMDCNWELEKDVSVSSVAEWLISEVPPGGEIGFDPFLFSLKTQEAYSVSLESSNRSLKSVPDNLVDRVWKDRPDIPPDNLTRLPDRVIQRNWQVKVEHIRNQIRDNPYEPTALLLSALDETAWLFNLRGNDIPYNPFFYSYTLLTMDEIWLFLHTDRVTEELRVYLNTSCDWSLCVQLKSYDTVRDHLKQYVAQPGVKVWIGTEYTNYALYEIITPEEKLMTSSYSPVLTTKAVKDETEQRILRDAHVRDAVAVIQLLMWLEKAVPEGKETELTAAEYVNKCRSKQKDSRGPSFETISASGPNAALAHYSPSEETSRRLTVDEMYLVDSGGQYLDGTTDITRTVHWGTPTAMQKEAFTRVLMGNIEISRTIFPSGTRGVNMEMLGRRALWELGLNYGHGTGHGVGNYFGVHEWPVGFQSNNIPFRTGMFTSIEPGYYKENDFGIRIEDVVVIVPVHTKYGHNYLTFDTVSLVPYDRKLIDTSLLSSEQIQWLNKYYETIRRLVGPELDQQGLREEKNWMFKHTESFVEPGSSASVCSSSLTLVALAVALLHNVI, encoded by the exons GCACCGCCATAGTCACGCAGACCAAGGCCGCTCTGTGGACAGACAGCCGCTACTGGGTTCAAGCTGAGAGACAGATGGACTGCAACTGGGAGCTGGAaaaagatg TGTCTGTCAGCAGCGTAGCAGAGTGGCTGATCTCCGAGGTCCCACCGGGCGGCGAGATCGGCTTTGATCCGTTCCTCTTCTCCCTCA AGACGCAGGAGGCCTACAGCGTCAGTCTGGAGTCGAGCAATCGCAGCCTCAAATCCGTCCCTGATAACCTGGTCGACAGAGTGTGGAAGGACAGACCGGACATCCCACCTGACAACCTCACCCGCCTGCCCGACAGAGTCATAC aaaGGAACTGGCAGGTGAAAGTGGAGCACATACGGAATCAGATAAGAGACAATCCGTACGAACCAAcagctctgctgctgtcagcgcTGGATGAAACAGCCT GGCTGTTCAATCTGCGCGGCAACGACATCCCGTACAATCCCTTCTTCTACTCCTACACACTGCTCACAATGGATGAGATCTG GCTCTTTCTCCACACTGACAGAGTGACGGAGGAGTTGAGGGTGTACCTGAACACCTCCTGCGACTGGTCCCTCTGTGTGCAGCTGAAAAGCTACGACACCGTCCGAGATCACCTGAAGCAGTACGTGGCCCAGCCCGGGGTTAAAGTGTGGATCGGCACAGAATACACAAACTACGCACTCTACGAGATCATTACACCAGAG GAGAAGCTAATGACCAGCTCCTACTCTCCTGTGTTGACGACTAAAGCAGTGAAAGATGAGACCGAGCAGCGAATCTTGAGAGATGCTCAC GTGAGGGATGCGGTCGCGGTCATCCAGCTGCTGATGTGGCTGGAGAAGGCAGTGCCAGAGGGGAAAGAGACCGAGCTGACTGCTGCAGAATACGTCAATAAGTGTCGCAG CAAACAGAAAGACAGCAGAGGCCCGAGCTTTGAGACTATCTCTGCAAGTGGACCCAATGCTGCACTGGCCCATTACAG CCCTTCAGAAGAGACGAGCCGGCGGCTGACAGTTGATGAGATGTACCTGGTGGACTCTGGCGGTCAGTATCT AGACGGGACCACTGACATCACTCGGACAGTTCACTGGGGAACCCCTACCGCAATGCAAAAG GAGGCCTTCACTCGAGTGCTCATGGGAAACATTGAGATATCTCGAACCATCTTCCCCTCAGGGACACGAG GTGTAAACATGGAGATGCTGGGTCGCCGGGCATTGTGGGAGCTGGGTCTGAACTACGGCCACGGCACAGGCCACGGTGTCGGAAACTACTTTGGAGTTCATGAGT GGCCAGTTGGCTTTCAGAGCAACAACATTCCCTTCAGAACCGGCATGTTCACGTCTATCG AGCCTGGATATTACAAGGAGAATGACTTTGGGATCCGGATTGAAGATGTAGTTGTGATCGTACCTGTACATACAAag TATGGTCACAACTACCTGACCTTTGACACTGTGTCGCTGGTTCCATATGACAGGAAGCTGATTGACACCTCGCTTCTCAGCTCAGAGCAA ATTCAGTGGCTGAATAAATACTACGAGACAATCCGGAGGCTGGTGGGTCCTGAACTGGACCAACAGGGACTACGTGAGGAGAAGAACTGGAtgttcaaacacacagagtCCTTCGTGGAGCCTGGATCCTCTGCATCTGTCTGTTCCTCCTCGCTGACCCTCGTCGCTCTGGCTGTCGCTCTCCTCCACAATGTCATCTGA